One genomic window of Pecten maximus chromosome 3, xPecMax1.1, whole genome shotgun sequence includes the following:
- the LOC117323264 gene encoding tyrosine-protein kinase SRK3-like, whose protein sequence is MAYLETKRFIHRDLAARNILIGDGNIAKVADFGLAKIIEGYDYQNPQMNMMGNIFPIKWTAPEAAFFGKFTMKSDVWSYGILLMEIITYGQVPYAGIRSDQILKKIQKGYRMPIPRNCPQPVYNIMMRSWDAKPGKRPTFDYLYHFFDAYYYNLKKDNFPI, encoded by the exons ATGGCATATCTAGAAACGAAGCGTTTCATTCACCGAGATCTGGCTGCAAGGAACATTCTAATCGGTGACGGAAACATTGCTAAAGTTGCTGATTTTGGGTTGGCTAAAATCATCGAAGGGTACGATTACCAAAACCCTCAAATGAACATGATGG GTAATATTTTCCCTATAAAGTGGACGGCCCCAGAGGCGGCATTCTTCGGCAAGTTCACGATGAAGTCTGATGTGTGGTCATATGGTATTTTACTGATGGAAATTATCACTTATGGACAGGTGCCTTACGCAG GTATACGGAGTGACCAGATCCTGAAGAAGATCCAGAAGGGATACAGAATGCCAATTCCGAGGAACTGTCCCcaacctgtatataatatcatgatGCGTTCGTGGGACGCAAAACCTGGAAAGAGACCTACTTTTGACTATCTATACCACTTTTTTGATGCATATTATTATAATCTGAAAAAGGACAACTTTCCAATTTAA
- the LOC117324630 gene encoding tyrosine-protein kinase Yes-like, which yields MDKTKPGGANKGKVKVKNTTSKTGKPQKQIVFPEEDYNMPSNRQSPDGYTTEVQTDANTQKKKVIVAKNSHPKTQTTKKPKKVIKPAEMPRDDVYTEGNLLAVENDPKSNDKLSSTGGNSGDKSVRSTKVTTTTKRKKPSEAPPAQKDRAPPPKGPDPSTASPEIKQPKLNKSKPTSKPRPIAASMPNSVSSVKTSVTNRTDIAPQKSQRTEKSNGPARDSHLLVLHDFQARMKGDMEIRRGEILLLVDASDADWWVAKQKHGTRHGYIPSAYVAKEGTLDIYPWYGGEISLRESERLLMRPRLITGTFLIRKPEKGVKGYILSMRYNQDNNNESVKHYKLKEVAENREVVYYLTLQRSFESLPQLVMHYMGG from the exons atggACAAGACGAAACCCGGAGGGGCCAATAAGGGTAAGGTAAAGGTGAAAAACACAACCAGTAAGACGGGAAAACCCCAGAAACAGATTGTGTTTCCCGAAGAGGATTACAACATGCCCAGCAATAGGCAGTCCCCGGACGGTTACACCACCGAAGTCCAGACGG ATGCAAACACTCAAAAGAAAAAAGTAATAGTAGCCAAAAACAGCCATCCAAAGACACAAACCACGAAGAAGCCAAAGAAAGTAATAAAACCTGCCGAAATGCCACGAGATGATGTCTACACGGAGGGGAACTTGCTTGCCGTCGAAAATGACCCCAAAAGTAACGACAAGTTATCCTCAACCGGAGGAAATTCTGGAGACAAATCAG TCCGATCAACCAAAGTAACGACTACAACGAAGCGAAAGAAACCCAGCGAGGCACCACCAGCACAAAAAGATAGAGCACCACCACCAAAGGGACCCGATCCTTCAACTGCCTCACCAG aaataaaacaacCCAAACTAAATAAATCGAAACCAACGAGTAAGCCAAGACCAATTGCAG CGAGCATGCCTAATTCGGTGTCCAGTGTGAAGACAAGTGTGACCAACAGGACAGATATAGCACCACAGAAATCACAAAGAACGGAGAAATCTAACGGGCCAG CCCGTGATAGCCACCTCCTGGTCCTCCACGACTTCCAGGCCCGGATGAAAGGAGATATGGAGATAAGAAGGGGCGAGATCCTCCTACTAGTAGACGC TAGCGACGCTGATTGGTGGGTAGCCAAACAGAAGCATGGGACTCGCCATGGCTACATACCTTCTGCCTACGTGGCGAAGGAGGGTACCCTCGACATTTATCC GTGGTACGGAGGGGAGATTTCTTTACGTGAGAGTGAACGGCTGTTGATGCGTCCACGACTTATAACAGGAACTTTTCTCATACGGAAACCTGAGAAGGGCGTTA AGGGCTATATATTGTCGATGAGGTACAATCAAGACAACAACAATGAGTCCGTGAAACACTACAAATTGAAAGAAGTGGCAGAAAATAGAGAGGTAGTCTATTACCTCACTCTCCAGCGTTCCTTCGAGAGCCTCCCTCAATTGGTGATGCACTACATGGGTGGGTAA